The segment CGTAGGAACCCAAGAGCCCCCATGCCTCGGCAATGCCGGCAAAAATAAAGTCGGCGTGGGCAACAGGCAAAAAGTTAAGCTGGGATTGGCTGCCATACCCCAAGCCTTTTCCAAGCACCCCACCTGAACCTACGGCAATCTTGGACTGAATCACATTGTACCCAGATTTGCCTGGGTCGCGCTTGGGATCCACAAAGCTGGCCAGGCGGTCCTTTTGGTAATCCTTGAGGATGGCGCCAAATGGTTTGACATTCATAAAGGAGAGCACAATAGCGATAGCCCCAAGGGACACGAAGGTCACCAACAGGATCTTGTGCAGTTTTTGCAATCGGCTGTAGAGCATGATGCCCAGTCCTGATACTACAATCACCATGGCCGTACCCAAGTCCGGTTGCATAAGCACCAAAATAGCCGGCACAAACAGGACGATGAGTGCCTGGAAGAAAACCCTGAAGGGAAAAGCCGGGATACGCCGGCTCAACAGGGCTGCCAAACCAATGATGAGCACGAATTTCATGAGCTCGCCTGGTTGCAGTTGGAAAATACCCAAGTCAATCCAGCGCTCCGCGCCAAAGCTGTTGAACCCGATAATTTCTACCGCCCCCAGGAGCGCAAGGCCCGCGATGAATATCCAAGGCGACCAGGCGCGTAGAGCCCGGTAATCGATGAAGGTCAGAAGGAGCATAAAGAAGATGCCGATCAAACTGAAGAGCCCCTGACGGAAGGCGGTCGTAGTCCCCGCCGTATCAGAGGTGAGGATATAGATAACCACCGTACTGATAGTCATCAGTACGACAGGCAGGACAAAGAGGAAGGGGTCGAGCGCTTTGAATCGGCTCCACATAGAGGCTAGGCCTTAGGTTGCAATCCCACCAGAAGGGTTTCACCTTCTAGCTCGATCTCTGTTTCCGGCAGTGACTCCCAGGTTTGGTCATTCACCACCAGGTACGCGTCTTGCACAATGCCAGGCTGGGCGGTGAGCAACTCTTCCACGACTGAACGGTGCTGAGGGGCAACCAGGAGCTGCATCCACTGGCCTGGCTGGCAACCGAGTTGCTTGCGCAGGTTCTGCACAACTCGCTGGAATTCACGCGCCCGGCCCGCCAACGCAAGTTGCTCAGTGATTTCCAGGTCAAGGGAAACGGCAATCCCCTGCTCTTCGCGGCTCATTGCCAGGTTTTCGGTTGGCGCGCCTTGGCGGACGGAGAGCACATTCAGTTCGTCCATGAGCAATTCAACCAATTCGTCACTGAACGGGACGGCGGCTGAAACCACGGCCTCCGCCAAAGGTTGGCGTACTTTGATCTTATGTTGGGACCGGACGGAAAGACCAAGCTCGACCGCCAAGCGGAGACGGGCCATTTCTTTCTCAAGTTCAGAGTTCGCACCAAATGGCTGCTCTGGCCACTTGGCGAGATGGATGGAAACAGGGTCACTTTCATGACGGAGCTCGTTAAACAAATGCTCGGTCAGGAACGGAGTCATAGGCGCCAGCATAGCTATGGCATGCATGGCGGTATCGTAGAGGATGGTGAAGAAAAGGTTGTCCGTGCGCTTGCGGGAAAGACGGAGATACCAGGTAGAGAGGTCATTCACAAAGGCGGCAATGGTCCGGCCAGCCCGCAGGTAGTCAAAGGCATCCAAGTACGCCGTCACTTCCGTAACGGTCTGAGCTTGGCGGCTAAGAATCCACTTGTCTACGTTTTTCTTGGCATTTTTGCGGGCCGCCATGCGCTCATCGGCATACGGGACGCTGAACCCGTTCAACTCTGCACCCGTCTTATAGAAGCTCACGATATTCATGAGCAACATGTGGGTGTTCCGGTACGCAGTCTGCAAATCTTTAGTGCTGAACGACTTGGTCTCACCAGGCGCGTTGAGGGTGAAGAGGTACCAACGCAAAGCATCGGCACCGTATTCGTTGAAAATATCTTCCGGCTTGATGATGTTCCCAATGGACTTGGACATCTTCTTCCCCTGCTCATCCACCAGGTGCCCAAAGCAGACTACCCGTTTGTAGGCTGACATGCCTTGGGTCAATGTGCCCAGGGCCAACATACTGTAGAACCATCCGCGGGTCTGATCCACACCTTCCGCGATGTAATCCGCAGGGAAAAGGCCTTGCTCTTTCCGGCCAGACGCATACGGCATGCTACCCGAGTCAATCCAGACGTCTAAGACATATGGCTCACGTACATATTCTTCCCCGTCTTTTACCAAGACCACGTCGTCTATGAATGGACGGTGCGGGTCAAAGTCGGGTGGAACCTGGCTTGGGTCTTTAGCTAACGCACGCAGCTCTTCAAACGAACCGACGCAGAGCATTGCCCCACTTGGCGCAACCCAAACAGGAAGCGGGGTTCCCCAAAAACGCTCACGCGAGATTGCCCAATCACGGGCTTCACGGATGAAGTCGCCAAAGCGACCCTCTTTCACGTGGTCAGGAATCCAGGTGACATCATTGTTACTATCCATGAGCTCTTGGCGGAGTTTGGACATGCCAATGTACCACGAGTCT is part of the Verrucomicrobiia bacterium genome and harbors:
- the rodA gene encoding rod shape-determining protein RodA, encoding MWSRFKALDPFLFVLPVVLMTISTVVIYILTSDTAGTTTAFRQGLFSLIGIFFMLLLTFIDYRALRAWSPWIFIAGLALLGAVEIIGFNSFGAERWIDLGIFQLQPGELMKFVLIIGLAALLSRRIPAFPFRVFFQALIVLFVPAILVLMQPDLGTAMVIVVSGLGIMLYSRLQKLHKILLVTFVSLGAIAIVLSFMNVKPFGAILKDYQKDRLASFVDPKRDPGKSGYNVIQSKIAVGSGGVLGKGLGYGSQSQLNFLPVAHADFIFAGIAEAWGLLGSYAIILMYAFLILRVLNAAHIARDEFGMLICIGLACKLIFEVLVNIGMNMGIMPVTGIPLPFLSYGGTTLLTNAMLLGVAQSVVVRYKRLTFER
- the ileS gene encoding isoleucine--tRNA ligase; its protein translation is MESFTKNLDNSKPLFPQIEEQVLSFWRDENVFEKSVTQNEGAEPFVVYDGPPTANAKPALHHTLPGSFKDAAGRYMTMRGRYVPRQSGWDTHGLPVEVQVEKALGLTGKKEILNLVEGDEKASIKKFNEICRESVWEFKQDWDKFLPRFGYWLDQENPYITYEPSYIEGVWSVMKQVWDAGHMFKDYKVLPYCPRCGTGLSAAEVAQGYQDVKDVSVYVTFPIVEKPGVSFLAWTTTPWTLPGNVALAVGSEIEYVEVLQHGEAGETRLILAKSRLSVLSSDYEITAEYTGLDLVGLTYAPLYAEPLANVEGKKYLVVPAGFVTTEDGSGIVHTAVMYGEDDFNLGKAEGLARVHTVDLSGHFNELVPEFTGMFVRDALVPILRDLTAKSRLYKKETITHSYPHCWRCKTPLIYYAKDSWYIGMSKLRQELMDSNNDVTWIPDHVKEGRFGDFIREARDWAISRERFWGTPLPVWVAPSGAMLCVGSFEELRALAKDPSQVPPDFDPHRPFIDDVVLVKDGEEYVREPYVLDVWIDSGSMPYASGRKEQGLFPADYIAEGVDQTRGWFYSMLALGTLTQGMSAYKRVVCFGHLVDEQGKKMSKSIGNIIKPEDIFNEYGADALRWYLFTLNAPGETKSFSTKDLQTAYRNTHMLLMNIVSFYKTGAELNGFSVPYADERMAARKNAKKNVDKWILSRQAQTVTEVTAYLDAFDYLRAGRTIAAFVNDLSTWYLRLSRKRTDNLFFTILYDTAMHAIAMLAPMTPFLTEHLFNELRHESDPVSIHLAKWPEQPFGANSELEKEMARLRLAVELGLSVRSQHKIKVRQPLAEAVVSAAVPFSDELVELLMDELNVLSVRQGAPTENLAMSREEQGIAVSLDLEITEQLALAGRAREFQRVVQNLRKQLGCQPGQWMQLLVAPQHRSVVEELLTAQPGIVQDAYLVVNDQTWESLPETEIELEGETLLVGLQPKA